CACGATCGTGATCCTTCTGGCTGCCCTCGCCGGCGGCATCGGCTGGTGGTTCGGTTCCGGTCCCGGCTCCCTCGTGGCGGTGCCGTCCGTCACGGGACTCACCTTCGAGGAGGCCGAGGCCGCCCTCATCGCGCAGACGCTGGTGGCCGAGCCCGCCGAGGAGTACAGCCTGGATGTGGAGGCGGGGCGCGTCATCCGCACCGAACCGGGCGGTGGCGAACGCCTGGAGCAGGACTCCGTGGTCCGCGTCATCCTGTCCCTGGGTCCGCAACCACACGAGGTGGGCGCCCTCGCCGGGATGGGCGTGGATGAGGTCACCGCCGCACTCCAACAGGTCAAGGTCGGCATCGCCGATCCCGCGTACGTCTTCACGGATTCGGCCGACGGAACGGTCGTCTCCGCATCCGTCGCGCGCCCCGCAGGCGGGGAGCCGGTCGACTGCTCCGGCGGCTGCACCGTCTACGAGGGCGACACCGCATCCCTACTGGTGTCCCGTGGCCCCGTCCCCGACGTGTCCGGGCTCAAGCCCGACGACGCCGTGCGTGCGCTCGAGAGCGTGGGGCTCGACGTCTCCGGCGACCGCCCGACGGAGACGTCGGAGGACGTCGCGAAGGGCAACGTCATCCGCATCGCGGAGCGCGACGGCGGCGGCGACTGGCGTCCCGGCGACACGGTCACCCTCGTCGTCTCGGACGGGCCGCCGCTGTTCCGCGTACCGGATGTCACGGGTCAGAACCGCGACCAGGCCAAGCGCGCCCTCGCCGACGCGGGCTTCACCGCGGACTACCTGCCCACCTGGGATCTGTTCCCGAACGGCTCCACCCGCGTGGAGGCGCAGAACCCCGCCGCCGGATCCATGGTGGTCCGCGGCACGAAGGTCTCCCTGCGCTTCAACGTCTCCGGCTGATCCCGCACCCACGCATCGCCGAGCCACCCCGCAAACGCCGAACCACCCCGGTATGCGCGGGGCATAACGGGGTGGTTCGGTGCGTAAGGGGTGGGTCGGCGGAGAAGAAGCGCGGGTCAGCGCTTCTCGAGCTCCTCGGCCACGAGGAACGCGAGCTCCAGGCTCTGCATGTGGTTCAGGCGCGGGTCGCACAGCGACTCGTAACGCGTCGCCAGCGTGGCCTCGTCGATCATCTCGGACCCGCCGAGGCACTCGGTCACGTCGTCGCCGGTCAGCTCCACGTGGATGCCGCCGGGGAAGGTACCCACGGCACGGTGCGCCTCGAAGAAACCACGCACCTCGTCCACGACGTCATCGAAACGACGGGTCTTGTACCCGGTCGGGGTCGTGATGCCGTTGCCGTGCATCGGGTCGGTCACCCACAGCGGGGTCGCGCCCGAGTCCTTCACCGCTTCCAGCAGGGGCGGCAGCGCATCGCGGATCTTCCCGGCACCCATCCGGGTGATGAAGGTGAGCCGGCCCGGCTCGCGCTCGGGATCGAGCTTGTCGATCAGCGCCAGCGCGGTGTCGGTCGACGTCGTCGGCCCGAGCTTCACGCCGATCGGGTTCCGGATCTTCGAGAAGTAGTCGACGTGCGCACCGTCGAGGTCGCGGGTGCGCTCCCCGATCCAGAGGAAGTGCGCGGACGTGTTGTACGGGGTGAGGGTGCGCGAGTCGATCCGCGTCATCGGACGCTCGTAGTCCATCAGCAGGCCCTCGTGGCCCGTGTAGAACTCGACGTGACGCAGCTCTTCGAAGTCCGCGCCGGCGGCCTCCATGAACTTGATCGCACGATCGATCTCGCCGGCGATGCGCTCGTAGCGCTGGTTGGCCGGGTTCTCGGCGAAGCCCTTGTTCCAGCTGTGCACCTCGCGGAGGTCCGCGAACCCGCCCTGCGTGAACGCACGGATGAGGTTCAGCGTCGACGCGGCGGTGTGGTAGCCCTTGAGCAGGCGCTGCGGGTCGGCCGTGCGGGAGCCTTCGGTGAAGTCGAAGCCGTTCACGATGTCGCCGCGGTACGCGGGCAGCGTCACCTCCCCGCGCGTCTCGGTGTCGCTGGAGCGCGGCTTGGCGAACTGGCCCGCCATCCGGCCCATCTTCACAACGGGCATCGATGCGCCGTAGGTGAGGACGACGGCCATCTGCAGCAGCGTCTTGATGCGGTTCCTGATCTGCTCGGCGGTCGCGCCGGCGAACGTCTCGGCGCAGTCACCGCCCTGCAGGAGGAACGCGCGACCGGATGCGGCACGGGCGAGGCGGTCCCGCAGGCGGTCCACCTCTCCGGCGAACACCAGCGGGGGCAGGGTCGAGATCTCGGCGGAGACGTCGGCGACAGCGTCGGCGTCGGGCCACATCGGCTGCTGCTTGATGGGCAGCGTCCGCCAGTGATCGAGAGGATCGAGCGAGGAGAGCATCCCGTCAGTCTAGCGAGGAGCGGGTCCCCTCAGATGCGCGTGCCACGGCTCGGTTCTTCACGGTCGAGGCGTAGACATCCTCGTACTCCTGGGCGCCCAGTCGCTGCAGCGCGATCATGATCTCGTCGGTCACGGACCGCAGCACGTAACGGTCGCCCTCCATGCCGGCGAAACGGGAGAAATCGAGGGGCTCACCGATCACGATGCCGACACGTCCGATCCGCGGGATCCGCTTCCCGATGGGCATGATGGTGTCGGTGTCGACCATGACCACCGGCACGACCGGAACGTGCGCCTCCAGTGCCATCCGGGCGATGCCGGTCCGCCCCCGGTAGAGCTTCCCATCGGGGCTGCGGGTGCCCTCCGGGTAGATGCCGAGCAGGTCTCCACCCCCGAGCACCTGCAGGCCGGTGTTCAGCGAGGCCTCGGACGCCTTGCCGCCGGAGCGGTCGATGGGGATCTGACCTGTGCCCTTGAAGAACGCCCGCGTCGCCCACCCGCGCAGGCCGCGCCCGGTGAAGTAGTCGCTCTTGGCCAGGAACGACATCGGCCGGTCGATCATCAGGGGGAGGAAGATCGAGTCGGCGAACGACAGGTGGTTGCTGGCGAGGATCGCCGCCCCCTCCGCGGGGATGTTCCGCCGCCCGACGATCCAGGGCCGGAAGACGCCCTTCACGATGGGGCCGATCACGACGTACTTCATCAGCCAGTAGAACATGCGTCAGTTCTCCGTCAGGAACCGCCGCCGCGCGAGATCCGCGACGCCGATGACGCCGGCGTCGTTCGTGAGCCGCGCCACCGCGAAGTCGGCGACCGGGCGCGAGCCGTACGCGGGCATGGCGTCGGCGAACGCCTCGCGCATGGGAGCGAGCAGCACCTCGCCGAGCTGGGACACTCCCCCGCCGATGACGAAACGCTCCGGATCGAGGATGGCGGCGAAACTGCCGCACGCGGTGCCGACGGCGACGGCGATGCGCCGCAGCGCTTCCAGGGCGCCCGGGTCGCCCTGCTGCACGAGACGGGAGATCACCTCACCGCTGAGCCCTTCCGGTGCTCCGGCAGCCGCCGCCAGGCCGGCACCGATGCCGAATGCGGCGTCCTGGGCGATCTCCGCCGCCTCCTGCTGCAGTGCGCGCCCGGAACCGTAGACCTCGAGGCAGCCGCGCTGTCCACATCCGCATGTGCGCCCGTTCGGGATGAGCCGCATGTGACCCAGCTCCGCGGCGACACCATGGCCACCGCGCAGCAGCGCGCCGTCGACGACCACCGCGCCGCCGACGCCGGTGCCGAGGGTCAGCATCACGACGTCGCGGAGGTCCTCCCCCGCGCCGTAGCGGTACTCGGCCCATCCGGCGGCGTTGGCATCGTTCTCGATGAGCACCGGAACGCCGGTGAGCGCCTCGAGACGCTCGCGCAGCGGTTCGTCGCGCCACGCGATGTTCGGGGCGAAGTACACGCGCGACCGATCGCGGTCGATGAACCCGGCCGCGGCGACTCCCGCGACCACGGGCTCGCCCGCCGCCAGCTCGGTCACCATGGCTGCCACGGCGGCCTCGATCTCGGCGACGTCCACCGGCGTGGCGACGCGACTGCGGCGGATGATGTCGCCGTTCTCATCGACGATGCCGCCGGCGATCTTCGTCCCGCCGATGTCGATTCCCACTGCGTGCACAGTGCCGTCCCTTCGCGTCCGTGAGCCTCCAGAAGCCTAGTCCGCGACACGCTGCACTCCTACTGACGAGCAGCGGTGGGACTGAGTATCACGGATGCGTAGACTTGCGTCTCACAAGCCCGACCCCGCACGGTATCGAAGGAGCTGCCGATATGAGCGCTACAGTTTTCGAAGTCCCCGCGATCGTCCCCGCCGATCCCGAGGCGAACATCGCCGATCTCCTCGCCGACCGGGTCTCCGCGACGCCGGACCTCGCCCTCTTCGCCGTCCCCGACGGCGACGGATGGCGAGACGTCTCGGCCGCTGAATTCGAGCGGCAGGTGATCGCCCTCGCGAAGGGCTTCGTCTCCGCCGGGATCGAGCCGGGCGACAAGGTGGGGTTCCTCGCCCGCACGACGTACGACTGGACCCTGGTCGACTTCGCCCTCTTCTACGCGGGCGCCGTGATGGTGCCCGTCTACGAGACGAGCTCGCCCGGCCAGATCGAGTGGATCCTCTCCGACTCCGGCGCCGTCGCCGTCATCGTGGAGAGCGCCGCGCACGCGGCGAGCCTGGCCGAGGTGCGGCCGAACCTCCCCCTCATCCGGTCGGCGTGGCAGATGCAGTCCGGGGACCTGGACACCATGATCACCGCGGGCGCGTCCGTCCCGGACGACGAGATCGCGCGCCGGCGGAAGCTCGCCAACGCCTCGGACATCGCCACACTCATCTACACCTCGGGCTCGACCGGCCGCCCCAAGGGCTGCGTCCTCACCCACGGCAACTTCGTGGAGCTGTCGCGCAACTCCGCCGTCGCCCTGCACGAGGTCGTGGAGGTGCCCGGCGCATCCACCGTGCTGTTCATCACGACGGCCCACGTGTTCGCACGATTCATCTCCATCCTGAACATCCACGCCGGGGTGAAGACCGGTCACCAGCCCGACACCAAGCAGCTGCTCGCCGCACTGGGTTCGTTCCACCCGACGTTCCTCCTCGCGGTGCCGCGCGTGTTCGAGAAGGTGTACAACTCCGCGGAGCAGAAGGCCGAGGCGGGCGGTAAGGGCAAGATCTTCCGCGCCGCCGCGCAGGTCGCCGTCGACCACTCGCAGTATCTGCAGGACGGCAAGAAGATCCCGTTCGGCATGCGCATCAAGTTCGCCCTGTTCGACAAGCTCGTCTACAGCAAGCTGCGCGCGGCCATGGGCGGCTCCGTGAAGTTCGCGGTCTCCGGGTCGGCCCCCCTCGGGCCCCGCCTCGGCCACTTCTTCCACAGCCTCGGCATCCACATCCTCGAGGGGTACGGCCTCACCGAGACGACGGCACCCGCGACGGTCAACCTCGCGGAGAAGTCGAAGATCGGCACCGTGGGTCCCGCCCTTCCCGGTGTCGGCATCCGCATCGCCGAGGACGGCGAGGTCGAGGTGCGCGGCATCAACGTCTTCAAGGAGTACTGGCGCAATCCGGAGGCGACCGCCGAGGCGTTCGACGGCGACTGGTTCAAGACCGGCGACATCGGTTCGCTGGATGAGGACGGCTTCCTGACGATCACCGGCCGCAAGAAAGAGATCATCGTCACGGCAGGCGGCAAGAACGTCGCGCCGGCGGCGCTGGAGGACCCGATCCGGGCCAACCCGATCGTCGGACAGGTCGTCGCCGTGGGCGATCACCGCCCGTTCATCTCCGCGCTGATCACGCTGGACTCCGAGATGCTGCCCACGTGGCTCGCCAACAACGGGCACCGCGCCGACATGACGCTCGCCGAGGCGGCCAAGGACCCGGCCGTCCGCGCCGAGGTGCAGCGCGCGGTGGACCGGGCGAACGCGAGTGTCTCCCGCGCCGAGTCCATCCGCAAGTTCACGATCCTGGAGACGGAGTGGACGGAGGCATCCGGCCACCTGACCCCGAAGATGTCGATCAAGCGGAACGTGATCATGGACGACTTCACGGTCGAGGTCGAAGAGCTCTACCGGGTGCCCGAGAACACCAGCAACATCCCGCTCGCGTAGCGCAGCACCAGTGAGGCCCCCGTATCCGATGGATGCGGGGGCCTCATCACGTTGTGCCTGCGCGGATCAGAACCAGTCGCTCTCGCGCACTTCGCGCAGCGCCACGCGGCGCTGCTCACGATCGAGCCGATCGAGGTAGAGCAGACCGTCCAGGTGGTCCGTCTCGTGCTGAAGGGCCTGGGCGAGCAGACCGTCGCCCTCGAGGACCACTTCGTTGCCGTCCAGGTCGATGCCCACCGCCTTCGCGTGCGGATAGCGCATCACGTCGTGCCAGAGGCCCGGCACGGACAGGCAGCCCTCGCCGACCGGCTCCGGTTCCCCGGAGACCTCGACCAGGACGGGATTCAGGATGTACCCGATGTCGCCGTCGATGTTGTAGCTGAAGGCCCGCAGGCCCACGCCGATCTGAGGGGCGGCGACGCCCGCGCGGCCAGGGAGCTCCACGGAGTCCAGCAGATCCCGCACGAGCGCCCTGATCCCGTCGTCGATGTCGTCGATGGGCGCGCTCTGGCTCTTCAGGACGGGGTCGCCGAAGAGCCGGATGGGGCGGACGGTCATGCCGCGCCCGTCGCGCGGACGGTGCCGATGCCCTCGACGACGACCGCGGCGAGCTCCCGTGCCGCCGTACGCGTGGCCGGCTGCAGGTCGCGGAACGTGATCGCCCCGCCGGTCGCGATGCGGGCGTCGTACGGCAGGCGGACGACCGCGCGGACGCGGCTGCGGAAGTGCTCCTCCAGCTCGTTCTGCCGGATCAGGGGCGCACCGGGCCGGGAGGCGTTGAGGACGACCACGGCCTGGCGGGCGAGGTCCGCGTAGCCGTTGGTCTCCAGCCAGGTCAGCGTCTCCGAGGCGAGTCTCGCCTCGTCGATGCTCAGTCCGGCGACGATCACGAGCGAGTCGGATGCCTCGAGCGTGGCCCCCATGACGGAGTGGACGATGCCGGTACCGGTGTCGGTCAGCACGATCGAGTAGTAGTGGGCGGCCAGTGCCGCCACGTCACGGTAGTCGGAGTCGTCGAACGCCTCCGAGATGTGCGGGTCCGCATCCGACGCGAGGACGTCGAGACGGGTCTCGTCGCGCACCACGATGGAGGAGATCTCGTTGAATCCGTGCACCCGCGTGCGGGAGCCGGTCAGATCGCGTACGGTCTTCCCGCTCGGGCGGCCGATCCGCTCCGCGAGCGTGCCTCGGTCCGGGTTCGCGTCGAGAGCGATGATCCGGTCCTCGCGAGCGTCGGCGAGGGCCATCCCGAGAAGGGCCGTGACGGTCGTCTTGCCCACCCCGCCCTTACGGGACAGGATGGCCACGAAGCGCGCGCCGCCAGCGAGGGGCGCGGCGATCTTGGCGTCGAGTTCGCGGCGACCGCGGGCACGCCGGCTGTCCGAGAGCCGGACGCGACCCCCGGTCAGGCTGTACACGAGATGGGGCCAGGTACCCTCCGGCTCACGCCGCGGAAGACGGTCGCCCTGCAGGAGGCGGTCCGCCGTCAGCAGGTCCGGCGTCTCACGGTGGGCGTCCTGTTCGTCGACGCGTCGCGCGGCGAGGGTCACCGGTGCGGGGACCGCATCCGCCGCCTGCTCCAGTGCGCGCCCCTCGGCGCGCGCCGGACGGGGCGCGTCCGTGCGGGGCTCGGCCCTCCGGGGAGCGGCCGAGACCGGACCGGTGGGCGCGGGTTCCGCCTCCGGCGTCACGCGCGGGGTCTCGCCGGTGTCGTGGACCTCGACGGCGTCCACCGTGTCCGTGCGCGGTGCCGACGGATCCGGCTCGGTCCCCTCGACGTCGTCCTCATGCACGACATGCACTTCCTCGGTGTCGGCGGGGCGTGTGATCGACACGAAGGCGACCGGCTCCGGGGCCACGTCGTCGGCGAGGACGTCGTCATCGACGTAATCGTCCTCGTCGCTCGGTGGCAGGGTCACCGCGACCTGCGCGGTCTGTGTGCCCAGGATGTCGAACCCTGCGGCGTCGACGCTCACAGGCTCGTCGATGATGTCATCATCGCCGTCCACCTGGTTCTGATCGTCTCGATCAGGCATGCTCAGACAACTCCCAACGGATCGCCGGACCTCCGGCGCCATCCACCAGGTTACTGCGCGGGCCGGACCACGACCAAAAGGTCCCCTGCTTCCACCTGCTGCGTGGCGCCGATCGCCAGACGTTCAACGACCCCGTCGACGGTGCTCGTGATGGCCGCCTCCATCTTCATCGCCTCGATGGATGCCAGCGGCTGCCCGGCACGGACGGACTCGCCCACCTCGACCTTGACGGTGACGACACCGGAGAACGGCGCGGCGATCTGACCCGGTTTGGACGTGTCGGCTTTCTCGGCCTGACGGCTCTCCACGGCGATGCTGCGGTCGCGCACGAACACGGGGCGCAGTTGTCCGTTGAGCGTGGTCATGACCGTGCGCATGCCCTTGTCGTCGGCTTCACCGATCGCCTCCAGCCCCAGCCAGAGCTGGACGCCCCGCTCGATCTCGACGACGTGCTCGACCCCCGGGGTGAGCCCGTAGAGGTAATCGTCGGTGTCCAGCGCGGACAGGTCGCCGTAGGTCTCGCGCGTCTCCTGGAACGTGCGCGTGGGCGCGGGGAACAGCAGGCGGTTGAGGGCGTCCCGCCGGGTTGCCGGGTCCGCTGCCAGAGCCGCCTCATCCTCGGCGGAGAGGTCCGCGGTCGGCTCCTTCCGCGCACGGCCCGCCAGCACCTTGCTCCGGAACGGCTCCGGCCACCCGCCGGGCAGGTCGCCGAGCTCGCCCGCCATGAACCCGACGACGGAGTCCGGGATGTCGTAGTTCTGCGGGTTCTCGGCGAAGTCCGCCGGATCCGCGCGCACCGCTGCCAGTGCCAGCGCGAGGTCGCCGACGACCTTGGAGGACGGCGTCACCTTCGGGACCCGGCCGAGGATCTCGTTCGCGGCGGCGTACATGTCCTCGATCAGCTCGAAGTCCTCGGCCAGTCCCAGCGCGATCGCCTGCTGGCGGAGGTTCGAGAGCTGACCGCCCGGGATCTCGTGGTGGTAGACGCGGCCGGTGGGGCCGGGCAGGCCGGACTCGAACGGACGGTACTGGTGGCGCACGGCCTCCCAGTAGGGCTCCAGGTCCGCAGCGGCCTGCAGCGGGATGCCGGTGTCGCGCTCGGTGTGGGCGAGTGCGGCGATCAGTGCCGACAGCGAGGGCTGGCTCGTGGTGCCGGCCATGGGCGCCGCGGCGACGTCCACCGCATCCGCTCCGGCTGCGCTGACGGCGAGGAGCGTGGCCAGCTGGCCGCCCGCCGTGTCGTGCGTGTGCACGTGCACGGGCAGGTCGAACCGCTCGCGGAGGGCGGCGACGAGCTTCGCCCCCGCGGCCGGCCGCAGCAGGCCCGCCATGTCCTTGATGGCGAGCACGTGGGCGCCCGCCTCGACCATCTGCTCGGCGAGTCGCAGGTAGTAGTCGAGGGTGTAGAGATCCTCGGCGGGGTCGAGCAGGTCGCCGGTGTAGCAGAGCGCCGCCTCGGCGACCGCGGTTCCGGTGGAGAGCACCGCGTCGATGGCCGGCCGCATCTGGGACACGTCATTGAGCGCGTCGAAGATCCGGAAGATGTCGACACCGGAGGCCGCCGCCTCCTGCACGAACGCGTCCGTCACGGCGGTCGGGTACGGAGTGTAGCCGACCGTGTTCCGTCCGCGCAGCAGCATCTGGATCGCGATGTTCGGGAACGCCGCGCGCAGCGCATCGAGACGCTCCCAGGGGTCCTCGCCGAGGAACCGGAGCGCGACGTCGTAGGTGGCTCCGCCCCAGGCCTCCACCGAGAGGAGCTGGGGCGTGAGACGTGCCACGTAGGGGGCGACCGTGAGCAGGTCCTTCGTGCGCACGCGGGTGGCCAGCAGCGACTGGTGCGCGTCGCGGAAGGTCGTCTCGGTGACCGCCAGCGCGGTCTGCGCCCGCAGGTCGGCGGCGAACCCGGCCGGGCCGAGTTCGAGGAGCCTCTGCCGGGATCCGGGCACCGTCGGGGTCGCGAGGTCGACCGTCGGGAGCTTCAGGCGGGGATCCACCGTGAGCGGGTTCTCACCGTTGGGCTTGTTCACGGTGACGTCGACCAGCCAGCTGAGGATCTTCGAGCCGCGGTCCTTCGACTCGCGTCCGCGCAACAGCTGCGGGCGCTCGTCGATGAAGGCGGTGCTGATGTCCCCCTCGATGAACTGCGGGTCGTCGAGCACGGCCTGCAGGAAGGGGATGTTGGTGGACACCCCGCGGATGCGGAACTCGGCGAGGGCACGGCGCGCTCGCGCGACCGCGGCACCGAAGTCACGGCCGCGGCAGGTGAGCTTGGCCAGCATCGAGTCGAAGTGCGGGCTGATCTGCGACCCGGCCGCCGTGGTCCCGCCGTCGAGGCGAATGCCGGCGCCGCCGGGCGAGCGGTAGGTCGTGATCTTTCCGGTGTCCGGGCGGAAGCCCTGCCCCGGGTCCTCGGTCGTGATGCGGCACTGCAGCGCGGCGCCGCGCAGACGGATCTCGGGCTGGGTCAGTCCGAGCTCTTCGAGGCTCGCGCCCGCGGCGATCCGCATCTGCGACTGGACCAGGTCGACGTCCGTGACCTCTTCGGTGACCGTGTGCTCGACCTGGATGCGAGGGTTCATCTCGATGAAGACGGCCTCACCGGTCCGCGGTCCCGCCGTCTCCAGGAGGAACTCGACCGTCCCCGCGTTCTGGTAGCCGATCGACTCCGCGAAGGCGACGGCGTGGCGGTGCAGGGCCTGGCGCACATCCTCGTCGAGGTTGGGTGCGGGCGCGATCTCCACGACCTTCTGATGGCGTCGCTGCACGGAGCAGTCCCGCTCGAACAGGTGGACCGTGTGGCCGTAGGTGTCCGCGAGGATCTGGACCTCGATGTGCCGCGGTCGCTGTACGGCCTGTTCCAGGAACATCCGGGCGTCGCCGAAGGCGCTCTGCGCCTCGCGCATCGCCTCGGCCAGAGCCGGGGCCAGCTCCTCCTTGGTCTCGACGCGCCGCATCCCCCGCCCGCCGCCGCCGGCGACCGCCTTCGCGAACACGGGGAAGCCGATCTCGTCCGCCTGCGCGAGGAGCTCGTCCACGTCGTCGGACGCGGGTGTGGAACGCAGCACCGGAACACCCGCCGCGACGGCGTGCTCCTTCGCGGTGACCTTGTTCCCGGCCATCTCCAGGACCGCCGCGGGCGGGCCGATGAAGGCGATCCCGTTCTCGGCCGCCTTGGCGGCGAGCTCGGGGTTCTCGGAGAGGAAGCCGTACCCCGGGTAGATCGCGTCGGCCCCGCTGTCCTTGGCTACCCGGATGATCTCGTCGACATCCAGGTAGGCGCGCACCGGATGCCCCTTCTCACCGATCTGGTAGGCCTCGTCGGCCTTCAGCCGGTGCAGCGAGAACCTGTCCTCGTAGGGGTAGACGGCGACGGTGCGCGCCCCGACCTCGTATGCCGCGCGGAATGCGCGGATGGCGATCTCACCTCGGTTGGCGACCAGGATCTTCCGGAACATGGGACCTCTAATCCGTCATGTGGCGGGCGGCGTGACGATCTCAGCGGCGACATCGCCGGGGACTGAGTGTGCTCACAGCCTAGGGGACGGTAACGTGGTCGCTTGTGCACGTTCTTTCCGTCAGCTCACTCAAGGGTGGAGTCGGCAAGACGACCGTGACACTCGGTCTCGCGTCCGCCGCGTTCGCCCGAGGTGTTCGAACGCTCGTCGTCGACCTCGACCCGCAGTCCGACGTGTCGACGGGATTGGACATTCAGGTGGCCGGCCGCCTGAACGTCGCCGACGTCCTCGCCAATCCGAAGGAGAAGGTCGTCCGACAGGCGATCACGTCCAGCGGATGGACCAAGGTCCATCCCGGCACGATCGACGTGATGATCGGCAGCCCCTCGGCGATCAACTTCGACGGACCGCACCCCAGTGTGCGCGACGTCTGGAAGCTCGAGGAGGCCCTCGCGACCGTCGAGGCCGATTACGATCTCGTGCTCATCGACTGCGCACCGTCGCTGAACGCCCTCACGCGCACCGCGTGGGCGGCCAGCGACCGCGTCGTGGTCATCACCGAACCCGGCTTGTTCTCCGTCGCCGCGGCCGACCGCGCCCTGCGGGCGATCGAGGAGATCCGCCGCGGCCTCTCGCCCCGGCTCCAGCCGCTCGGCATCGTCGTGAACCGCGTCCGGCCGCAGTCCATCGAGCACCAGTTCCGTATCAAGGAGCTGCGCGACATGTTCGGCCCGCTCGTCCTGTCGCCGCAGCTCCCGG
The sequence above is a segment of the Microbacterium caowuchunii genome. Coding sequences within it:
- a CDS encoding pyruvate carboxylase, which produces MFRKILVANRGEIAIRAFRAAYEVGARTVAVYPYEDRFSLHRLKADEAYQIGEKGHPVRAYLDVDEIIRVAKDSGADAIYPGYGFLSENPELAAKAAENGIAFIGPPAAVLEMAGNKVTAKEHAVAAGVPVLRSTPASDDVDELLAQADEIGFPVFAKAVAGGGGRGMRRVETKEELAPALAEAMREAQSAFGDARMFLEQAVQRPRHIEVQILADTYGHTVHLFERDCSVQRRHQKVVEIAPAPNLDEDVRQALHRHAVAFAESIGYQNAGTVEFLLETAGPRTGEAVFIEMNPRIQVEHTVTEEVTDVDLVQSQMRIAAGASLEELGLTQPEIRLRGAALQCRITTEDPGQGFRPDTGKITTYRSPGGAGIRLDGGTTAAGSQISPHFDSMLAKLTCRGRDFGAAVARARRALAEFRIRGVSTNIPFLQAVLDDPQFIEGDISTAFIDERPQLLRGRESKDRGSKILSWLVDVTVNKPNGENPLTVDPRLKLPTVDLATPTVPGSRQRLLELGPAGFAADLRAQTALAVTETTFRDAHQSLLATRVRTKDLLTVAPYVARLTPQLLSVEAWGGATYDVALRFLGEDPWERLDALRAAFPNIAIQMLLRGRNTVGYTPYPTAVTDAFVQEAAASGVDIFRIFDALNDVSQMRPAIDAVLSTGTAVAEAALCYTGDLLDPAEDLYTLDYYLRLAEQMVEAGAHVLAIKDMAGLLRPAAGAKLVAALRERFDLPVHVHTHDTAGGQLATLLAVSAAGADAVDVAAAPMAGTTSQPSLSALIAALAHTERDTGIPLQAAADLEPYWEAVRHQYRPFESGLPGPTGRVYHHEIPGGQLSNLRQQAIALGLAEDFELIEDMYAAANEILGRVPKVTPSSKVVGDLALALAAVRADPADFAENPQNYDIPDSVVGFMAGELGDLPGGWPEPFRSKVLAGRARKEPTADLSAEDEAALAADPATRRDALNRLLFPAPTRTFQETRETYGDLSALDTDDYLYGLTPGVEHVVEIERGVQLWLGLEAIGEADDKGMRTVMTTLNGQLRPVFVRDRSIAVESRQAEKADTSKPGQIAAPFSGVVTVKVEVGESVRAGQPLASIEAMKMEAAITSTVDGVVERLAIGATQQVEAGDLLVVVRPAQ
- a CDS encoding ParA family protein, whose translation is MHVLSVSSLKGGVGKTTVTLGLASAAFARGVRTLVVDLDPQSDVSTGLDIQVAGRLNVADVLANPKEKVVRQAITSSGWTKVHPGTIDVMIGSPSAINFDGPHPSVRDVWKLEEALATVEADYDLVLIDCAPSLNALTRTAWAASDRVVVITEPGLFSVAAADRALRAIEEIRRGLSPRLQPLGIVVNRVRPQSIEHQFRIKELRDMFGPLVLSPQLPERTSLQQAQGAAKPLHIWPGDSAQELAADFDALLDRIVRTGRIASPEDNAPAV